In the genome of Actinomycetota bacterium, one region contains:
- a CDS encoding DUF222 domain-containing protein — translation MARLQTSRRAVDGRWSRSDGPGVGGDAGCCGCTASGDVSSSAVSLLAHARDASPEAFSRSEAQLVDAARTMPVEGLKDTVTRWRHDHADEAEDDRQELFLTPTLPGRGRLSGDLNAETTQVMITALRAVQDAEVRSNDRTDTRSPARRRADALGEICRQWLDSSGRPTVAGERPHVIVTIDAGSLGRRENSPGTARSAGARLAGRLTDVGAISAADALTWACDAQVTRVITDADSRPLDVGRTTRITPPWIRKTLIVRDGGCAFPDCGRPPSWCDPHHVVHWTNGGPTALSNLVLLCRRHHGLIHHKRFSVQIVDDLPRFSRSDGTVLEAAERAPP, via the coding sequence ATGGCTCGCCTCCAGACATCGCGTCGCGCCGTCGACGGCCGCTGGTCACGTTCGGATGGCCCGGGCGTTGGAGGCGATGCCGGTTGCTGCGGATGCACTGCCTCGGGCGACGTTTCATCGTCAGCGGTGTCATTGCTGGCGCACGCCCGTGACGCTTCGCCCGAAGCGTTCTCGCGCTCGGAAGCACAGCTCGTCGACGCGGCGAGAACGATGCCTGTCGAGGGACTCAAGGACACGGTGACGCGGTGGCGCCACGACCACGCCGACGAGGCCGAGGACGATCGCCAGGAGCTGTTCCTGACACCCACCCTCCCCGGCCGGGGCAGGCTCTCAGGCGACCTGAACGCCGAGACGACCCAGGTAATGATCACCGCGCTCCGAGCGGTGCAGGACGCGGAGGTTCGCTCCAACGACCGGACCGACACCCGCTCCCCCGCCCGTCGCCGGGCCGACGCCCTGGGCGAGATCTGCCGCCAGTGGCTCGACTCCTCGGGCCGGCCGACGGTGGCCGGGGAGCGTCCCCACGTCATCGTCACCATCGACGCGGGGAGCCTCGGTCGAAGGGAGAACAGTCCGGGCACCGCTCGGTCCGCCGGCGCGCGGCTTGCCGGGCGGCTCACCGACGTCGGCGCCATCTCCGCGGCGGACGCGCTGACGTGGGCGTGCGATGCCCAGGTGACGAGGGTGATCACCGACGCCGACTCGAGACCGCTCGACGTGGGACGGACCACCCGAATCACCCCGCCGTGGATCCGAAAGACGCTGATCGTCAGAGACGGCGGGTGTGCCTTCCCCGACTGCGGCAGACCACCTTCGTGGTGCGACCCGCACCACGTTGTCCACTGGACCAACGGTGGTCCAACCGCGCTGTCGAACCTCGTGCTGCTGTGTCGGCGACACCACGGGCTGATCCACCACAAGCGGTTCTCGGTGCAGATCGTGGACGACCTGCCGAGGTTCTCCCGTTCGGACGGCACGGTGCTCGAGGCCGCGGAACGCGCGCCGCCGTAG
- a CDS encoding ATP-binding protein, with the protein MSEKPSLPLSARVLIIATAGSAVGILVAQLPTLESWSRQDFIAVIALALAIAAAEQFSIPLRHRTETVNFTLTDALWAAALPLARPSVLTYSVAAGVLIGHLARRWAWQKVAFNVGQFVLGISAGEIVFALFEPVGPPSEPATWLAIGVSMAAYFLVNANLVVLVIAFVERKSFVTILAPPLAVNVLHWAGNTALGILAAMLWVATPAGLPLLVIPMVLSYLAYRQWIRSVRERNHMRDLYEAGRALSGPIETTGDFRPFLQLLEQMLEARSVELVVLDDERITVHTSNGTRSLKPAPSANGSGNAHQPKLEAFVRVHMGLSPQIAMIGGQDDARGVVAIYRDEPLRPSERALLDALATQISVRLENHKLFFQTFEQAQLAEIVAHTSDGIFVVAHDRRIVSWNPAMERITGYSRAETVGRSSEDVFGLPALSDGALRTSFDPNSTPAEQHDSLITTKGGERRWIRHAGTTVRDRDGMTSSRVVVVHDVTAEVQTEQMKKDFVAMVSHELRTPLTPLKGFLATLLDGTADDSPEARREYYRIMMRQTDRLERLIMDLLNVSQIESGTLVMDIQPLDVTQLVSDQVAEFRDQFSARTITLHNGMGPILIKGDPFRVQQVVSNLLSNALKYSPADQPVEVSVLAIGEEGTVSVRDHGPGVLLPDPERVFDRFYRAENGVDPNAGGTGLGLYIARQLIEAMEGRLWLVSRPTEGSTFSFSLPRADMVTVMPSPSEPGAARIARQ; encoded by the coding sequence GTGAGCGAGAAACCTTCCCTTCCGCTGTCGGCAAGGGTGCTGATCATCGCCACCGCCGGCTCGGCGGTCGGGATCCTCGTTGCGCAACTTCCGACGCTCGAGTCGTGGAGCCGGCAGGACTTCATCGCAGTCATCGCGTTGGCGCTGGCGATCGCGGCAGCCGAACAGTTCTCGATCCCGCTGCGTCACCGGACCGAGACGGTGAACTTCACGCTCACCGATGCCCTATGGGCCGCGGCTCTCCCGCTCGCACGGCCGAGCGTCCTGACCTACTCCGTGGCCGCCGGCGTCCTCATCGGCCACCTCGCGAGGCGTTGGGCGTGGCAGAAGGTCGCGTTCAATGTCGGACAGTTCGTCCTCGGCATCAGCGCGGGCGAGATCGTTTTCGCTTTGTTCGAGCCGGTGGGTCCGCCCTCAGAGCCGGCCACATGGCTGGCGATCGGCGTCTCGATGGCTGCGTACTTCCTTGTCAACGCCAACCTCGTGGTCCTGGTGATCGCGTTCGTTGAGCGCAAGTCGTTCGTGACGATCCTCGCTCCCCCCCTCGCCGTAAACGTCCTGCACTGGGCGGGGAACACCGCGCTGGGCATCCTGGCCGCGATGCTGTGGGTGGCGACCCCCGCCGGCCTGCCGCTCCTGGTGATCCCGATGGTCCTGTCGTACCTCGCGTACCGGCAGTGGATCCGATCGGTGCGCGAACGCAACCACATGCGCGACCTGTACGAGGCGGGTCGTGCGCTGTCGGGCCCGATCGAGACGACGGGCGATTTCCGTCCCTTCCTGCAGCTGCTCGAGCAGATGCTCGAGGCGAGGTCGGTCGAGCTCGTCGTGCTCGATGACGAGCGGATCACGGTGCACACCTCGAACGGCACGCGCTCGCTGAAGCCGGCGCCGTCGGCGAACGGCAGCGGCAACGCGCACCAACCGAAACTCGAAGCGTTCGTTCGGGTGCACATGGGGCTGTCGCCGCAGATCGCGATGATCGGCGGCCAGGACGACGCACGCGGCGTGGTCGCGATCTACCGCGACGAGCCCCTTCGCCCATCCGAGCGCGCGTTGCTAGATGCCCTCGCCACGCAGATCTCCGTCAGGCTCGAGAACCACAAGCTGTTCTTCCAGACGTTCGAGCAAGCGCAATTGGCGGAGATCGTGGCGCACACGTCCGACGGAATCTTCGTCGTTGCGCACGACCGTCGCATCGTGTCGTGGAACCCGGCCATGGAGCGCATCACCGGGTATTCGCGCGCCGAGACCGTCGGCCGGTCGTCCGAGGACGTGTTCGGTTTGCCGGCGCTGTCGGATGGGGCGCTGCGGACGTCGTTCGACCCGAACAGCACGCCGGCAGAGCAACATGACTCGCTCATCACGACCAAGGGCGGGGAGCGCCGGTGGATCCGTCACGCGGGGACGACCGTTCGCGATCGCGACGGCATGACGAGCTCGCGCGTCGTCGTCGTGCACGACGTCACGGCCGAGGTGCAGACCGAGCAGATGAAGAAGGACTTCGTCGCCATGGTCTCGCACGAGCTGCGGACACCGCTCACACCGTTGAAGGGATTCCTGGCGACGCTGCTCGACGGCACGGCCGACGACTCGCCCGAAGCACGCCGAGAGTACTACCGGATCATGATGCGGCAGACCGACCGGCTCGAGCGACTGATCATGGATCTGCTGAACGTCTCGCAGATCGAGTCGGGAACGCTCGTCATGGACATTCAGCCGCTCGACGTCACGCAGCTCGTCTCCGACCAGGTGGCCGAGTTCCGGGATCAGTTCTCTGCCCGAACGATCACGCTGCACAATGGAATGGGTCCGATTCTCATCAAGGGAGATCCGTTCCGCGTGCAGCAGGTGGTGTCGAACCTGTTGTCGAACGCGTTGAAGTACTCGCCCGCGGATCAGCCCGTCGAGGTCAGCGTGCTGGCGATCGGCGAGGAGGGCACGGTTTCGGTGCGGGACCATGGGCCGGGCGTCCTGTTGCCAGACCCGGAGCGTGTGTTCGACCGCTTCTACCGTGCTGAGAACGGCGTCGATCCGAACGCCGGCGGAACCGGCCTCGGCCTGTATATCGCTCGTCAGCTGATCGAGGCGATGGAGGGCCGCCTGTGGCTGGTCTCCCGGCCGACTGAAGGATCGACGTTCTCGTTCAGCCTTCCGCGCGCCGACATGGTGACGGTCATGCCTTCGCCTTCGGAACCCGGCGCGGCGCGGATCGCACGGCAGTAG
- a CDS encoding S8 family peptidase, producing the protein MSDATARVGLPVGLPAPRTIAIRFAAAAVALILAGTLAGPAAEIFDAPTFPATKVDPGVADAVAQTPHATVRVIVRETVPASASAEALVRSLGGRVTTQLPIVQGFSARLTAEDVPALARSSAVELVWGDATVEMSSTTSYNTESPNTAWRHSIRLTHVEDSYTGAGVTVAVLDTGVSQVPDFGDRVLARVDLTPEQDGFDRYGHGTHMAGIIGGNGASSAGEWKGVAPRANLVSVKVAGADGSTDVSVVIAGLQWVLANRSTYGIRVLNLAFGTDSRQSYLLDPLNYAVEQVWLGGILVITSAGNRGPNGGTINKPGDDPFVVTVGAADLNGTSDRFDDVVAPFSSWGATPDGFLKPDLVAPGITIVAPRAVGSVVDQTHPEAVVDNAYIKGTGTSQAAAIVSGVAALMFQADPSMTPDIAKATLLGSATKSSAYRSGGGAGLVDAAGAVIGARQGKFRWVPENVGLVPSTGLGSLEASRGTFHVYADPDGDGVGDLIQGEVDVLGQPWSATSWSATSWSTTAWAAIVAVTPGWNATSWSATSWSGTSWSATSWSGTSWSGTSWSGTSWSGTSWSGTSWSGTSWSASSWSANVWS; encoded by the coding sequence ATGTCGGACGCGACGGCGAGGGTCGGGCTGCCGGTCGGCCTGCCGGCTCCTCGTACCATCGCGATTCGATTCGCAGCCGCGGCCGTCGCGCTGATCCTCGCCGGAACACTCGCAGGTCCCGCCGCGGAGATCTTCGACGCTCCAACGTTTCCGGCCACCAAGGTCGATCCCGGCGTCGCCGACGCCGTCGCCCAGACTCCCCACGCGACCGTACGCGTCATCGTCAGGGAGACCGTTCCCGCTTCCGCCTCCGCGGAGGCGCTCGTTCGGAGCCTCGGCGGAAGGGTGACGACCCAGCTCCCGATCGTCCAGGGCTTCTCGGCGCGCCTTACCGCAGAAGACGTACCGGCCCTCGCCCGCTCATCCGCCGTCGAGCTCGTGTGGGGCGACGCGACGGTGGAGATGTCGTCCACCACGTCGTACAACACCGAAAGCCCGAACACCGCATGGCGTCACTCCATCCGGCTGACGCACGTCGAGGATTCATACACGGGCGCCGGCGTCACGGTGGCAGTCCTCGACACCGGCGTGAGCCAAGTCCCTGATTTCGGGGACCGCGTTCTGGCGAGGGTCGACCTCACGCCCGAGCAGGACGGTTTCGACCGGTACGGGCACGGAACTCACATGGCTGGCATCATCGGCGGCAACGGCGCGTCCTCAGCCGGCGAATGGAAGGGCGTGGCCCCGCGCGCGAACCTCGTCTCCGTCAAGGTCGCCGGCGCCGACGGGTCCACCGACGTCTCCGTCGTCATTGCCGGGCTGCAGTGGGTCCTGGCGAACAGGTCGACCTACGGCATCCGCGTGCTGAATCTCGCATTTGGAACGGACTCCCGACAGAGCTACCTCCTCGATCCGTTGAACTACGCCGTCGAACAGGTCTGGCTCGGCGGCATCCTGGTCATCACGTCGGCGGGCAACCGAGGCCCGAACGGCGGGACGATCAACAAGCCTGGTGACGACCCGTTCGTGGTCACCGTTGGCGCGGCCGACCTCAACGGAACGTCGGATCGCTTCGACGACGTCGTGGCGCCGTTCTCGAGCTGGGGCGCCACGCCGGATGGGTTCCTCAAGCCGGACCTCGTCGCGCCCGGTATCACGATCGTCGCGCCGCGTGCGGTCGGGAGTGTCGTCGACCAGACCCACCCCGAGGCCGTCGTCGACAATGCGTACATCAAGGGAACGGGGACGTCGCAAGCTGCGGCGATCGTGTCCGGTGTCGCCGCGCTGATGTTCCAGGCGGACCCATCGATGACGCCCGACATTGCCAAGGCGACGCTCCTCGGTTCCGCCACCAAGTCCTCGGCGTACCGCTCCGGCGGGGGCGCGGGCCTCGTCGACGCGGCCGGAGCCGTAATCGGCGCGCGGCAGGGCAAGTTCCGCTGGGTCCCCGAAAACGTCGGACTCGTTCCGTCCACCGGTCTTGGCTCGCTCGAAGCGAGTCGCGGTACGTTCCATGTCTACGCCGATCCGGATGGCGACGGCGTCGGGGACCTCATTCAGGGCGAGGTCGACGTGCTCGGGCAACCGTGGTCCGCGACGTCGTGGTCCGCAACGTCATGGTCCACGACCGCCTGGGCGGCGATCGTGGCGGTCACGCCAGGTTGGAACGCGACCTCTTGGAGCGCCACTTCGTGGAGCGGCACGAGTTGGAGCGCCACGTCGTGGAGCGGCACGAGTTGGAGTGGAACGAGTTGGAGCGGCACCAGTTGGAGTGGGACGAGCTGGAGCGGCACCAGTTGGAGTGGGACGAGTTGGAGCGCCTCGTCGTGGAGCGCCAACGTCTGGAGCTGA
- the rdgB gene encoding RdgB/HAM1 family non-canonical purine NTP pyrophosphatase yields the protein MTFPERIAVASKNAHKLREIARICADWPVSWKTVETTHEPWPDVAEPHETYLDNARAKAREIARSFSVPALADDSGIEVDALGGAPGVRSARFAGEKATEEENLDKLLEAVTDVPEAERTARYRCVAVASWPDGREMSAEGVCEGRLLFDRRGRRGFGYDPVFVPNGHDRTMAELEDDEKDAISHRGLALRALREQIATSY from the coding sequence GTGACCTTTCCCGAACGCATCGCCGTCGCATCGAAGAATGCGCACAAGCTCCGCGAGATCGCGCGGATCTGCGCGGACTGGCCGGTCTCGTGGAAGACCGTGGAGACGACGCATGAGCCGTGGCCAGACGTAGCCGAGCCGCACGAGACGTATCTGGATAACGCGCGTGCGAAGGCGCGGGAGATCGCCCGATCGTTCAGCGTGCCTGCGCTCGCCGACGATTCGGGGATCGAGGTCGACGCACTCGGGGGCGCGCCGGGCGTGCGGTCGGCCCGGTTCGCAGGTGAGAAGGCCACCGAGGAGGAGAACCTCGACAAGCTGCTCGAGGCCGTCACCGATGTTCCCGAGGCGGAGCGAACCGCCCGGTACCGGTGCGTCGCAGTCGCCTCCTGGCCGGACGGACGCGAGATGTCCGCGGAAGGCGTGTGTGAGGGGCGACTCCTCTTCGACCGCCGGGGCCGGCGTGGGTTCGGGTACGACCCGGTCTTCGTGCCGAACGGGCACGACAGGACGATGGCCGAGCTCGAGGATGACGAAAAGGACGCGATCAGCCACCGGGGACTCGCGCTCCGGGCTTTGCGAGAGCAGATCGCGACGAGCTATTGA
- the rph gene encoding ribonuclease PH has protein sequence MTRVAASVRADGRAPGELRVIGVELGFQDWAEGSVLFSQGRTKVLVAATVVDESPRWMRGTGKGWVTGEYAMLPRATEERTPREVSKGRPSGRTQEIQRLIGRSLRAVTDLRRLGERTIVVDCDVLVADAGTRCASITAGYIALALAVRRLEQEGVAKAGVLVDSVAAVSVGVIGGSPVLDLTYEEDAHAEVDCNVVMTGSGTLVEVQGTAEGEPFSREELNALLDLAESGISQLTKFQRDMVG, from the coding sequence GTGACACGCGTGGCGGCGAGCGTGCGCGCCGACGGCCGCGCACCCGGTGAGCTTCGCGTCATCGGCGTGGAGCTCGGGTTCCAGGACTGGGCGGAAGGCTCGGTACTGTTCTCGCAGGGACGGACGAAGGTGCTCGTCGCGGCCACCGTGGTCGACGAGTCGCCACGGTGGATGCGCGGAACCGGCAAGGGCTGGGTGACCGGCGAGTACGCGATGCTGCCGCGGGCGACGGAGGAGCGCACGCCGCGCGAGGTGTCGAAGGGCAGGCCCAGCGGACGGACGCAGGAGATCCAGCGCCTCATCGGGCGTTCACTCCGGGCGGTGACGGACCTTCGACGGCTGGGAGAGCGCACGATCGTCGTCGACTGCGACGTGCTCGTCGCGGACGCGGGCACTCGGTGCGCATCGATCACCGCCGGCTACATCGCTCTCGCGCTCGCGGTTCGTCGCCTCGAGCAGGAAGGCGTGGCGAAAGCCGGCGTGCTGGTCGACTCCGTCGCGGCCGTAAGCGTCGGAGTCATCGGCGGCTCGCCGGTTCTCGACCTCACCTACGAAGAGGACGCGCATGCCGAGGTCGACTGCAACGTCGTGATGACGGGCTCCGGCACGCTCGTCGAGGTCCAGGGGACCGCGGAGGGCGAACCGTTCTCGCGAGAAGAGCTGAACGCGCTCCTCGACCTCGCGGAGTCGGGGATCTCGCAGCTCACGAAGTTCCAGCGCGACATGGTCGGCTGA
- a CDS encoding MBL fold metallo-hydrolase, translated as MKLIVLGASGTWPNPGSATSGYLVQHDGFNLWVDAGTGTLANLQRHIDLADIHGIVISHEHPDHFVDLYPCFYARHYGEIGTPDLPVFVPTDFTQKLADVVSIDSQVVMRRAFAFTEVAPGESFEVGPFRVKTEPMAHLGIPALGFRMSADGAVFAYTGDTGPTHRVGEIARDANLFLTEATWQDRDDLLPFHLSSRQAAIQAREAGVGRLVLTHIWPTLDKEVSRGQAAEEYGGPIDLATEGASFEVAE; from the coding sequence GTGAAGCTCATCGTCCTCGGGGCGAGTGGCACCTGGCCCAACCCCGGCTCCGCGACGAGCGGCTATCTCGTGCAGCACGACGGGTTCAACCTGTGGGTCGACGCCGGCACCGGAACGCTGGCGAATCTCCAGCGCCACATCGACCTGGCCGACATCCACGGCATCGTGATCAGCCACGAACATCCCGACCACTTCGTCGACCTCTATCCGTGTTTCTACGCGCGGCACTACGGTGAGATCGGCACACCCGATCTGCCCGTGTTCGTGCCGACGGACTTCACGCAGAAGCTGGCCGACGTGGTGTCGATCGATTCGCAGGTCGTGATGCGCCGCGCCTTCGCGTTCACCGAGGTCGCGCCGGGGGAGTCATTCGAGGTCGGTCCGTTCCGTGTGAAGACCGAACCCATGGCGCACCTGGGGATCCCCGCGCTCGGGTTCCGGATGAGCGCGGACGGCGCCGTTTTCGCGTACACCGGGGACACCGGCCCGACGCATCGGGTCGGGGAGATCGCGCGAGACGCGAATCTCTTCCTCACCGAGGCGACGTGGCAGGACCGCGACGACCTCCTGCCGTTCCACTTGTCGTCGAGGCAGGCCGCGATCCAGGCTCGCGAGGCGGGGGTCGGGCGTCTCGTGCTCACCCACATCTGGCCCACGCTCGACAAGGAGGTCTCGCGGGGACAGGCCGCCGAGGAGTACGGCGGGCCGATCGACCTCGCCACCGAGGGTGCGTCGTTCGAGGTCGCCGAGTGA
- the murI gene encoding glutamate racemase, translated as MSGSSVRGETDPSPIGVFDSGVGGLTVVRAIVDLLPREPILYLGDNGRFPYGPRPVEEIRGFALEIAEHLVARGVKMLVVACNSIEVAAIADLAHAHGVPVVGVIEPGTRAAARTTRNRRVGLIGTEATVRSGAYERAMDGLAPDVDLISRACPAFVDHVERGDTSSDELLGRAREYLEPLREAGVDTLILGCTHYPMLSGLIQLVMGEDVVLVSSAEETAKDVYAALVSSNLLHRGAGAPRHEFLTTGDPEMFRRISHHFLGPELGGVRSTAIGVVEVVT; from the coding sequence GTGAGCGGGTCGAGCGTCCGAGGCGAGACCGACCCTTCGCCGATCGGCGTGTTCGACTCGGGCGTCGGCGGACTCACCGTGGTTCGGGCGATCGTCGACCTGTTGCCGCGCGAGCCGATCCTGTACCTCGGCGACAACGGAAGGTTCCCGTACGGACCCCGTCCCGTCGAGGAGATTCGCGGCTTCGCGCTGGAGATCGCCGAGCACCTCGTCGCGCGCGGCGTCAAGATGCTCGTCGTCGCGTGCAACTCGATCGAGGTCGCGGCGATCGCCGATCTGGCCCACGCGCACGGCGTCCCCGTCGTTGGCGTGATCGAGCCGGGAACCCGTGCCGCCGCGCGAACGACGCGGAACCGCCGGGTCGGCCTCATCGGCACGGAGGCGACCGTTCGAAGCGGCGCGTATGAACGGGCGATGGACGGGCTCGCCCCCGACGTCGACCTGATCTCTCGGGCATGTCCGGCGTTCGTCGATCACGTCGAGCGGGGAGACACCTCGAGCGACGAGTTGCTCGGCCGCGCTCGGGAGTATCTTGAGCCGCTGCGCGAGGCCGGCGTGGACACGCTGATCCTCGGCTGCACGCACTACCCGATGCTTTCCGGGCTGATCCAGCTGGTGATGGGGGAGGACGTGGTGCTCGTCTCGTCGGCCGAGGAGACCGCGAAGGACGTCTACGCGGCGCTCGTCTCGTCCAACCTGCTCCATCGGGGCGCCGGAGCGCCGCGGCACGAGTTCCTCACGACGGGCGACCCCGAAATGTTCCGTCGCATCTCGCACCACTTTCTCGGTCCGGAGCTGGGCGGCGTGCGTTCGACGGCGATCGGCGTCGTCGAGGTCGTCACGTGA
- a CDS encoding cysteine synthase family protein, whose product MRFADVLDAIGNTPLVGLPNMSPNPRVRLWAKLEGQNPTGSTKDRIAKAMVEAAEEAGQLTRGRTILEPTSGNTGISLAMVARRKGYRLTVVIPDNASEERIRLLELFGAEIVFSPGDKGTNGSIDVARRLSKDERYFMPFQYGNPANPRAHEEGTGEEIVSDLPEITHFVAGLGTGGTLTGVGRRLQRHDAGVKVVAAEPELGDLVYGLRSLDDGFVPPIFDESVLDRKFLVNSSDSLRATRQLTENEGVFAGISSGAVIHVAQRIAAELDQGEVVCLLADGGWKYLSTHAWAPELERAEKGVAESLWW is encoded by the coding sequence ATGCGCTTCGCTGACGTGCTCGACGCCATCGGCAACACGCCGCTCGTCGGGCTCCCCAACATGTCACCAAACCCGCGGGTCCGTCTGTGGGCCAAGCTCGAGGGACAGAACCCGACGGGCTCCACGAAGGACAGGATCGCCAAGGCCATGGTCGAGGCGGCCGAGGAAGCCGGTCAGCTCACGCGCGGACGGACGATCCTGGAGCCGACGTCGGGCAACACCGGCATCTCGCTCGCCATGGTCGCGCGGCGGAAGGGATATCGACTCACGGTGGTCATCCCGGACAACGCGAGCGAGGAGCGCATCCGGTTGCTTGAGCTGTTCGGCGCCGAGATCGTGTTCTCGCCCGGCGACAAGGGAACGAACGGGTCGATCGACGTCGCGCGCCGCCTGTCGAAGGATGAGCGTTACTTCATGCCGTTCCAGTACGGGAATCCCGCGAACCCGCGCGCGCACGAGGAGGGGACCGGCGAGGAGATCGTCAGCGATCTTCCCGAGATCACACACTTCGTCGCGGGCCTCGGTACGGGTGGAACCCTGACGGGCGTGGGACGTCGGCTGCAGCGGCACGACGCCGGCGTCAAGGTCGTCGCGGCCGAACCCGAGCTCGGTGACCTCGTCTACGGCCTTCGCTCACTCGACGACGGGTTCGTTCCACCGATCTTCGACGAGTCGGTGCTGGACCGGAAGTTCCTCGTCAACTCGTCCGACTCGCTCCGAGCGACGCGCCAGCTCACGGAGAACGAAGGAGTGTTCGCCGGGATCTCGTCCGGCGCAGTCATCCACGTCGCGCAGCGCATCGCGGCCGAGCTCGACCAGGGGGAGGTGGTGTGCCTGCTCGCCGACGGCGGGTGGAAGTACCTCTCGACCCACGCCTGGGCGCCGGAGCTCGAGCGCGCCGAGAAGGGCGTCGCGGAGTCGCTGTGGTGGTGA